Within Triticum dicoccoides isolate Atlit2015 ecotype Zavitan chromosome 1B, WEW_v2.0, whole genome shotgun sequence, the genomic segment ACAGTTTTGCCCCATCTTATGTATCTGGACCTGAGTGATAACATTCTCCGGGGCTCAATCCCATCAAGCATTGGTGCTCTTGCCGAGCTCACACACTTGGATCTGTCTGCCAACGATCTTGATGGATCTATCCCAACATCTCTAGGTAATTGTACTTAACTAACCTCCCTCGATCTGTTTTACTACAATTTGTTTCTACCATACCtagtaccactactagggaaaagcctatacacagaatcttatcagcagcgcgcttcaaaataactcgctgctgctaactagcagtagcgcggacagacgaaactcgctgctgagacaaatatagcagtagcgcgtctcaccaaagacgcgctgctgctataactcctacgaggccgccgcgaggctagttatagcagcaacacATTAAAGTGATGCGCACTGCTGCTatgtagcatagtagcagcgcatttctcagataagcgctactgctaagtttcctacaaaaatttagtcccacctcgctccgtgaagagagtttctaccaccttaaatatgttacttctcacactttgataagcacttgatcttcattgaactctatgtgtagaatttgtggctgcaatatgagtcttcacctgttcctaaaccggtgaggactcatattgtcaaatcagattgtacacaaaaagatcgttgatgatcaatgtgtttttgatatattgaacaaagtctatttttacatgctgacacatagcagtagcgctttattgtgaaaggcgctactgctagatagcttagcagtagcgtcttttcctgaagagcgctactgctaagccattcatctcccCCATCTCCTCCATTCCGATCCTCTCACACACACAGCCACTCAATCCTCTCCGATCCGTCTGCGCCGcgcgcccccgtcgcccctcctccgtccgcgccacgcgccgtcacctcctcctccttgctggactcggtaccggcctcctcctccgtcctccctctccactcgccgctggcgggcccctcctcgctccgccttccttccCCGTCCTtcctcaactggccgcgccggccggcccctcctcgctccgccttcctcctccgtcctccctcaactggccacgccggccggcccctcctcgctccgccttcctcctccatcctactctcttctccttcctcgagtcgcccctccttctccctcctgctcatatgcaacattttgatttagttgatatttagttgacttagtaggctagttgatttagttgacttagaacattttgatttagttgatttagtaggctaattcatttagttaatttagttgacttagaacattttgatttagttgatttagtaggctagttgatttagttgacttagaacattttgatttagttgatttagtaggctagttgatttagttgacttagaacattttgatttagttgatttagtaggctaattcatttagttaatttagttgacttagaacattttgatttagttgatcgttaatcctttgctcatattgctttaggaagaatgacgccacctccaccaccactatgtcaactgtgcaagtcaagatgcaccagcagccttgcaactggcaagctgttcggcatctacttccagccgagtttttgtcatgcggcggtaagaaattagatgaaatgtaataactattttatttttagtgctgGCATTACtgtattgtgtcattttgcttattttgcacagatcgtcccatgcaatgtgaggttgaaattcaacaagctgacaggagacactgtgacacttGAGGCTCCTAGGGGGgccatacactatggaggtcgagaaaggacgcaatatgtcgcagattggagaagatggatgggcccgtttcgtcgctcgcatgcatcttactggtggtgagttgatcagcttcaacttccgagcagaaagacccaagctagctgtcatttatctcaacctggtggaagatgatgaagatgacgaagatgatgaagatgatgaagataatgaggacccactctatgaagatgatgaggacccacttcatgaagccattgtagctcaaagaacaaggctgagtgaggaggaggtgtccaacctgtgggacataattccgccacgtgctgactttatcggggtgccattcgtgacccgcttgacaaataccatggttgatcgacatgatatggtatgttatacttacaaatgcaaattcatagtgtgaattacttagtgtacagtccaattatatggtatgttgtgtggaatctagtcgatgatatatatgttttagtgtagagttcgatcacatgcttattaattgatatgtttttcttattcagaaattggcaaagagcatatctgtgagttatggtatcgagcctgatgaagaaggctcagctggactacgccttactgcaaggggctccgtcacaacctgtacttaccgcgtggacacggacgacgcacacacttaaactcggttgggtggaagaaattcctcgatggcaagaatcttcgtgttggacaggccatcctaattactatcaggaacaccaaccgcccaggcttgaggatgatgattgtcttcgatatcatctagaactacatatgtgtgtgtggctatatcatctagaactacatatgtgtgtgtggctatatcatctagaactacatatgatgatcatcgtcgatatcatctagaactacatatgatgatggccattgatatgaccttgtactgcttgaggatgcatgttggctatgtatgaaattgttatctagtactcccttcgttccaaattactcgtcgtggtttgaactaaaaccacgacgagtaatttggaactaagggagtactaccgtacctagtaatggtttatgaatttgatatctactagcagtacctagtatctagtatatgAAAGGAGAACTGAAAGGGAATGGGcagtgggaaaatgatgaaagatatagcagtagcgagggatggcgaaatcgctacagctagttaatagtagcgcgttcacaaaaagcgctgctgatatcgtcaacagtagtagcgcgggttagggccgcgctactactatgacttagctatagcgcggccacccacgctgctgctagcctaaaaacccgcgctgctgctagccttttccctagtagtgtacaatAGGAACGCTACGAATTTAATGAGCATATCCACCTTGCAGATTTGCCCCATCTTGTCAATCTAAACCTCAGTCGCAACTTTCTCTGGGGCTCAATACCATCAACCATTGGCACTCTTGCCCAGCTCACTCACGTGGATCTGTCCACCAATTACCTGAACGGGTATATCCCGACATCCCTAGGTAATTGTACCAAACTAACCTCCCTCGGCCTATTGTACTACAGTTTGTTTCTACCATGCCTAATACAGTAGGAAGGCTACGAAATTTGATATCTATTTGAAACTTGGTGACAACATCCTCTCGGGCGGAATCCCTTCAAGCATTGGGGCACTTGCCGAGCTCGCATACTTGGATCTGTCTACCAATGATCTTGATGGATCTATCCCACCTTCCATAGGTAACAGTACAAACCTATCTTCCCTTGATCTCTCTTACTACAGTTTGTTCTCTACCATACCTAGTACGGTAGGATGACTAGGGATTTTAATGAGCCTCTCCATTTTGCAGATTTGCCCCATCTTGCCTATCTGGACCTCCAGATGAACTCTCTCTCAGGCAGAATCCCTTCAAGCATTGGGGCTCTTGCTGAGCTCACATACTTGGATATGTCCTTCAATCTATCTGACAGACCTATCCCATCATTCATTAGTAATTGTACTAAACTATCCTATCTCAATCTCTCTCATAATTTTTTGACCAAAAGATCCATTAGAGGCATAGGAAATTTAACGAGTTTACATGACCTAGATCTTTCCAACAATCAAATAAATGGTTTCTTCCCTTCGAACATTTTCAAATTAGCCTCTCTAATAACACTGTCACTTGGATCCAATCAGCTTAACGGTCTATTACCACCAGAATTAGGATCACTCGTTTATCTCACACATTTGGATCTTTCCAACAACGGGATCATGGGTTCCATTTGAAGCATAGGAAACCTAACAGGTTTAGAATTTTTGGATCTTTCTAACAATCAAATAAATGGTTCTATCCCTCCAACCTTTTGGAAATTAATCTCTGTTAAAACACTGTCACTTGATTCCAATCAGCTTAATGGCATATTACCGCCAGAGTTAGGATCTCTTGTTCTGCTCACAAATCTGGACCTAAGTAGAAACCTATTTCTAGGAAACATTCCACCTGAGATAGGACATTGCCACCTTTTATCATCGCTACTCTTATCAGACAACTTATTGACAGGAGAAATACCACAAGAACTTGGGTATCTCACCAATCTATATGAGCTGGATTTGAGTAGAAACAATTTAAGTGGTGCCATCCCAACGACTTTTTCTAATCTTTTCCAGCTGCATAGGCTGAAATTGCCGTATAACTATTTGGCTGGCAGAGTTCCGTCTACTGCTGCAACCTCGATCTCACTTGACCATAATATGGATTTATGCGGTGATTCCTATGACTTAAATCCGTGTGAAACACCAAAGCTCGACATGGAACACCAAAGCAGAAAACATTCACGTATGATTCGTCTTGCTTTATTTGCACCCTTTTCCTTTGCTTGCCTCTCAATAGCAAGCATTATGGTTATTTGTCGGAGAAAAAAGTGTGTAAAAAGTACAAGCAAAAGCAAGTCTGGAGATATACTTTCTATAGGGAATTTCGATGGAAAGATCGCATTCGAAGACATACTCGGTGCAACAGAAAATTTCGATGAGAAATATTGCATTGGCATTGGGGGCTATGGAACTGTCTTCAGAGTTGAGCTTGAAGGCGGGGTTACCTTTGCCGTCAAGCTCCTGCATTCAATGGAAGAATTCAGAGATGAGGAAACATTTCACGCTGAGATTGAAGTGTTGACGAAAATTAGGCACCGATGTATCGTCAAGCTGTATGGCTTTTGTTCACAGTCCCAATGCAAATTCCTCGTGTACGACCTGATCGAGAGGGGAAGCTTATCATCCATTTTGCACGAGCAAGATCTAGCAAAGGAGCTGGACTGGACAAATAGAATTGCTATTGTGGTGGACGTAGCTCAAGCTCTCTCCTATTTGCATCATGATTGCGATGACCCTATTGTACACCGGGACATAAAAGGGTGAATTCCGTATATGCCACTCAAAACTTGCCCGTATCCGCATATGCCATTGGAAATTTCACTCTGTCAAATATGCCACCAAAAAATTGCACCGCGTACAGATATGCCACTATGGCCAGTTTGACCGTTAGTTGACTGTCAAGTGGAAGGTGAAAAGACGATTTTGCCCCTGGGCGTTCTTGTGCACTGCAGCACCAACTTTATCGAGCCAGTACTGGAGCGTTCGATGCACTGCGCAGAATACTTTCGCGTCCAGTACTGGAGCAACTAGTGCAGCGGGCGACGTACTGTAGTAACAATTACTGTAGcacatgattttttaaaaaaatgtgtCCTTCTATATTGCGAACAATTTTttataataattttttaaaaagtgAACAATTACTGCGACGGAGCCTGTGTTgcgaacaatttttttaaaaagtgaacaaaatttgaaaaagtgGGCGGCACAGTTTTTTAAAAATCGTGCGCTACAGTAATTGTTGCTACAGCAGGCTCCGTCCCATATTGCGACCAAATTTTTTAAaaagtgaacaaaatttgaaaaaaagtgGGCGGTACAGATATTCACATTTTTAAAAAAGTGGGTGATACAGTGCATCAGACGCCGCAGTGTCGCTCTGTTGCTACAGTGTAGGTCAGtggcaaaattgtcttttcaccttccACTTGACGGTCAACTAACGGTCAAACTGGCCATAGTGGCATATCTGTACGCGGTGCAAATTTTCGGTGGCATATTTGACAGAGAGAAATTGCCAATGGCAGATGGGGTATGGGCAAGTTTTCAGTGGCATATACGGAATTCACCCGACATAAAAAGCAGCAACATTCTTCTGAACCGAGATTATAAAGCTTATGTCTCGAACTTTGGCATGGCGAGAAAGCTGAAGCATGGTTGCTCAAGCTGGAGCACTATCTTCGCAGGGACATGTGGCTATATAGCCCCAGGTACTCATTGATGGTCTTAATCCATCCATATCCTTCGATGGTTCAGAATATATTGAGTCTTCTACCTTGTGTAGGCCACtccgccatcgacgtcaccatgacgccagacagttacctcctcctgcgcgagtccatctccgcgcatcgggcgGCGCGCCTtcacagcgccatgccgccgatcttcgccgccatcaatgagtgagatgaagtaccgctccaccacgGCATGTACTGATACAGAGCGCTAGACAGAACAGCTCAAAGGCAATAGCAGCTGCGAAGTAGCGCTAATGCCATCACCCAACACACGGCGCAGGATGAAAGCCGTTGGAGCAGCCGCAAGTGAACAAGGCCGGCACAAGCCGCCAGACGCCACCACCAGAACCACCACTGCACGCCCGCCACCACTGCTATCCCCGGacgacgcctccaagaaggaatacgccgtcgccacgccgtcgccgCCCAACCAGGGGACCAAGGTCTTCACCACTAAGCAGGGGGCAGGAAGAGGAGGAGGCTGGGTTCAGAGATGTGCAAGACTGAGAGCAACCTTTGGCACCCACATTCTAGACATTCAGTCGGAGGGAGGCTCATCATTCCTTGGTGCACGCTAGCCGGGGCTTCTCTGTGACACACCAGTCGGAGTGAGTGTCATTGCCAGTGGCAACAACCTATGACAAAAAGCAACATGCCTAAATTACTGAACCAACGGAAACAAAGTATTAAAATTTGTGTTTGCAGGCAACAACACATTGTAATTGAATGATCAACTCACACTCAATACATGCACTCTAAATGGAAACAGTATGCCCAAAGAGAATGCAACTATCTATATATACAACGGCTGCATGGCGAAGATGGAGCTGCATAAAAGCATGTTTGACATCACATTGATATGCATCCATGCCAACTAGGAAATAACTTTACTACCTATGTTGTTTATTTTGATATATTGGAGTGCACCAAATTCGGTCAAGTCTTATTGTGGAAATGTTCTTGATCATTCCATGCCACTTGATATGTTTACAGTGTTGTGCTGTAAAGTGTTGTGTGGTCCATTAACATCTCTCGTGGTAATTGTTATGGCTTTCTGTATCGTGGGATCGAAAGGGCTGGTTGGAAGGTAATGATAAGATGATTGGAGATTGTTAGGTGTCTTTATTCCACACTTATAGGAACTTGATTTgattcctagttcaaaaataagtTTAGAAAGAACTACCAGGAACTAAATTCCTCTGTCATCCAGCCTGAACCAATTGAAAGTCAGGAAACACTTTCAACTAATCCCTAGCAGTGATAATAAAATTGTCAGACTTCAAAACGGAATGATACTCTTCAGTCAAGATGCCACACTTTTACACCGAACTCATTTTAACTAGTGTCAACATTAGTAATTTTCAGCATAGATGGTACAGATCAATAGTTCTTCAAATGAGTTCAGCGTGTGGACATGACAGCTATGTTGAAAAACATGAACAAACTAGCATGCATTTCACATGATTAAAAGTTGTGGTTAATGATTAATACGCATATGCGGGTGCATATACCGAGGGCGGCACTTAGCATTAACAATGTGTTGTTATCTAATCAGGCATTCAGGCATTGCCCACTGCCATGCTAATCATTTTGACTCGTCAGTCAGTAGATTGAGGCGTCAAAGGATGACTTGTTGACTCTTTTGAGAAACTTCTCAAaatcacatatactccctccgtctcataatataagatctTATTACATCCAATTAACATCTAATTTATGAGCAAATTGAACGTAATAATatattatattatgggccggagggagtagttttttgaAAAGCACATTCAGGTGACAAGGCAACTTCTTTTTTTCGAGAAATGATTCAGGTTTCATATTGATCTACAAGTTAGGGCCCACTTGGATTATGGTTTTCCCTCCGTAAAATACTGCCCGGTTAGAAAACATTCGGTCGGTTTGCTCCAGGTGGTTGGTTCACCGTATTGGGCTTGTAATGTTTACACATGTATCCTCACTTGCCCCGATTGGATTGTTGTTTATTTCCTACACCCGTAAATTCCTACGCCTGGATTTTACTGGTCCCAACGAAATACATTCCATGAGTGGTATTTGCAAAACGGATGGGCTGAGGAGTGTACCAGAAACCAGCCCACTACAGATGTATTAGGAGATACAGGCGTAATAATTACGTTCCGGAAACAACATCCCAAGCGCGCGAGCCGCTCGTCCATCGTTTTTTTAATAGAGGTGTATTTTACACCCGTAAACAGCTGGAAAACGACGTTCCAAACGTACGCTCGTAATCGGCCGGTTTACAATACATGCCTTAGCCGATGGTTTTCATTCGGGGTGGAAACCAATCATGGTTGGTATTATACACCTGTAAGCAAAATACAGCCGTATAAAGTTACACCGAATCCAGTCGAGGCCCTAGACTCTGCATTCTGCTTCCCCTGAATCAAGGAGTCACACTGAACCTTATATTCCTTGTGGCTaatcaagtactccctctgtccgaaaaaacttgtccctcAAATTGATCGATCTAGaatcaagttagtgctagatacatccatttgaggaacaaccttgggacaaactttttcggacggagggagtaactagtAAGGCATTGAAAATTATACCAAACTAAATGTTTGTTTCTGTTTGCGTGGAGACTCCTCCAGGAAAAGGGAATTAGCTCTGTTCTTCTGAAGGAGCACAAAAATACTCTTCAGTACACAGTAGTGTCTGTCAAGAGACACTATCATGATTCGTGACCAAAAGTTTCAAAATGTTTTATATACAAAATGTTCCCAATTTTACAAAATGTTTCAAGAGACACCAACAGGAGGTTTCAATTTTTTGTGTTCCCTATTTATGTATATTAAAAATGTACCAAAAACAATTATAGTTACTTATATACTAATTTTATAAAATCTCTTCATTTATTTTTTTAAAAGTTATCTTGTATTTAGAAAACGTTCATCGGGTATTTCAAATCACTATTGGTGTCTATTTACGAAACCTTTGTCATGTATTAAACCATAGCCTTCGTGTATTTGGAAAACACTCATGTGCATTTCAGGATTAGTCATCATGTGATAAAAAATTTCATTCTATATTTAAAATATAGTCGCCATGCATTCAAATAATGTTCACTgtgtattgaaaataatacatgcattaaaaatatttataaataaaaaggaaacaaaaaacttaatcaaaacaaaataaaacaatttGGAAAATAACTAAACAAATATGGAATACAATTGCAAATGAAAAAGGGAAGAGTGAaaaaataataagaagaaaaaGATAACTAAAAGGCTGGGGCCATGGGGGGGCAGGGGGCAAAATGTGCAAAGTCTGTCAAAAAACTGCTTAGCGTTATTTTAACCGTGTTTATCATGTATTTTTTTTTAGAATggaggaagacccccggcctctCCATCTGGATGATACATGCATCCATTTTATTAATtgttcacacaagaccttacaaagtaatacaatagtaagactaaagccatCGTCTAGGCAACatgtgtcgctactcctatccaattgatgaaggatgctgattgtctgggtctaataccaaacagacctcacaGCCAAACCtatcatctaagacctgaggtcccatccaggacgcctgccgggtatggggcacccatcGATTTGGCgcgctcctcaaccaggacgcctgctgggtatgaggccgccgcagccacctgccaccaatccatcgtcAGAACTATACTGCTGCATCGACCTTGCCCGATCTAGctgccgtcaacgccaccacgACGATAGAACGCatcaccctcctgcgcgagtccatctctgcGCACCGGACGCCGAGTCACCACAGCGCCATGCCGCTAAAATCCGCCGCCATCCATGAGTGAGATAaatcaccgctccaccaaagaatccgtcctctggtccctcgatcacatgtgtacctccaagaatgacgccccaaaGAGGGAAACGACACTAGAGCGCCGCCGTCATCCTATCATCCGATCTAGGgattcccccggaggtagcataaagtggccttgaacttctacacggcgatgccttcaagaagggaacgatgcagatagcgccgccaccgccggcctcgACAATAGCCGAAAAtaagttttcacccagatctgttcgAAGGAATCCAACTCCCGTGCACGACCGCCGTCGCCACCAGGCTAAGCACTCGCCGTCGCCGGCACCTCCACGATTCCCAGAGGCCGTGATACTCCCCGCCACCAAGCCTGGGCCGCCGGCCACCACTGCCAACACCAACCCCGCCATCCACCGGATCTGGATAGGGATCCCAGATCCATCCCCCACCACCCACCACCACGGAGGGGAGAAGGCGGCGCCAGCTAGGGACGCCGGGAGGGGGAGAAGGAGCCAAGGCAGGGCCAGCCCGACGCCCGGCACCAACAGGCAAATGGGAACGCCCCGCGGAGTCCCCAACTGCGTGCGGGAGAGagctgccccgccgccgccaacGCCACACGGCCTTTGGCCGGCGACTCcccaggcggcggcgagggagggggaTGAGGCGAagggggcggcgctagggttcctcCCGGGGGCGCCCGCGAGAGCGCCTCGGGGAGGGGCCGGTAAGCATCACCGTGTTTATcatgtactcccttcattccataatgtagtgcgccCGCGCTTTTCAAGATTtaactttgatcataaatttaaccaacgtgaACGActacggcgggagcaaaaattacaccattgaattcgtattcaaaagaaatTTTCAATGGTATTATTTTTGCTCCCACCGCAGTCGCCTACGTTGGTTCAATTTATGGGTTAATTCTTGAAAAGCGTGGGCGCACTACAttacggaatggagggagtagtaaaaaatgtgcaacattatttgaaaaaaaattgttcatgCATTTAAAAGATATTCAATATGtattaaaatatttaaaattatATTACACAATGCTTATTTTGTATAAGAAAATACTAAATTATTTAACAATGTTCCTCGTGCATtttgaaaatgttcaacatgtgttAAAAATGATAAACATTATTTGAACACATGTTCTTGTGTATAAAAATATGTTTGACGCGCATTAAAACAGTTAAACATATGTCAAAAAGTGTTAGACACTATTTTAACAATGTTCATCCTGCATTAATGTTCCATATTATTTGAACATTTTTCTTCGTGTATATCAAAATTTTGAACATGTATTTATGGAATTTTAAGAGTGTACTAAAAATACACATACAATAACTAAAAATATATTTGGAAATGAAATAACAAAGAACTAAAATAGAAAAGGTAAAAAAAGgtaaataaaaaatgaaaatagaaaatctaaaaacaatgcaaccataaaaaagaaacatagaaaataaaaggaaaacaaacaagaagaaaaacaaaaaaaaaggaaaatggtAAATCCATGAGAGCGAACATAACAACCTACAGATAGAACGGATCCTAACAAAAAAACCTACACATAGAACCGAAAAATAGAAATAAACGAAAAAAGGCAACACAAATGTTTGGCCGTGGGAGCCACTGAGTAAAAAAAGACGTACTGCTCCCTCCGCTCCAGAGTATATGGTGTGTCTATTTTCGTGAAAGTCAAACATATGTGTCTTTCCAAGATTATAAAATAAATATCAACATCTATAAACTATTTTAAAACTATGAAAATAATTTCCATGATGGATATAATATGAAAATACTTTTCATGTTGGAAGGGAGACACTcattataaaaataaataaagataatTTGACATCATTCTCTAAAATAAACTCGAGACCCCACCCAAAGAGTCACATAGAAGGTGGAACAAGAAGAAAAAAAGATCAACATTGTTCCTTTTCTTAGCGAGATTGAATGCATCGAACAACACATTAGGCAGCTTGAAGTTCTTGCCTCCAGAAGAAAAGTGGACATACATGTATTTTAGATTTGCAGATATTTCTTAGTTCCTAAATTTGCAGATATTTCACTCAAGCATTGATCATATAAGGATGCAACAATTGCATACTGTTAACCATT encodes:
- the LOC119350136 gene encoding MDIS1-interacting receptor like kinase 2-like → MVICRRKKCVKSTSKSKSGDILSIGNFDGKIAFEDILGATENFDEKYCIGIGGYGTVFRVELEGGVTFAVKLLHSMEEFRDEETFHAEIEVLTKIRHRCIVKLYGFCSQSQCKFLVYDLIERGSLSSILHEQDLAKELDWTNRIAIVVDVAQALSYLHHDCDDPIVHRDIKGSNILLNRDYKAYVSNFGMARKLKHGCSSWSTIFAGTCGYIAPGNLLTGQIPLEHGYLAFLVWLAEFLLSLHTLSHLKVIWIYAAIGVAMA